GCTGAATGTGAACTAGTCGGGTTTCGAAAACCCATTCACATATGGCAGGTAAGTTCTGCGCCATACAGTACATAGTTAAATATGTGGACTGGATCCTAAATAAGTCTACTTTTTGATTACTTAAAGGGAATGGAAGATCGGGTTGCTCCACCATCTATGAGTGACTACATTGGCAGGATGATTCCGGAAGCTACTGTACATAAGATTCCAAATGAAGGTCACTTCTCGTTCTTCTATTTCTGTGATGAGTGCCACAGACAGATATTCTATGCTTTGTTTGGAGAACCAAAGGGACAGCTCGAGAGAGTAAGAGAAACAAAGGAGACTCTAGTCGAAACAGAGACAGATAAGGACAGTACTAATGCTGCTACCACAACCACCAAAGAGTAAAGAAAAGTAAAGAGGTGGATAACTATAGAAAAATGATAgctacatattttttttttggtttcggaTTCTATAGGGGTTTTTACACCAAAACAGAATTTCTATTTTGGATCACATTTTACATTCTAAAAGTAGTGGTGAATGAGAATCTGTCGATGGTTTTCTTATTCTGATATTACAGTTCAATTTCTTATTGCACCTCTGCTAATAGTCATACATTAACTATAAAGATTTCTCTTAGTGTCTAAAATGATTCTTTGCATATGTCAAAATCTTGATCACCTGCTTCCGTGGAAACATAATAATGATATACAAACAAGAAATGGTGGTACATTGAAAAACttataatcaaattaaaagACAAGAGTTCCATATTGGGtttgtataaaaaaaaactaatatgagAATCAAAAAGCAGAGCCGGAGTTACTGGACTTGCCAAGCAAAATGTCTTTGGCTTCATTGATCTTGGAAGCGAGATAGTGGCTACCTCCAGCGTCAGGGTGGTTTGCAACCATAACTCTCCTGTGAGCTTCTTTCACCTTCTCCGCCGCTACCCTCTCCCTGTTATAATGGTACAAACTCAGTCAAGCCACAGGAGAGAGAGCGTATACAAAATCTTTCATAATGTCCTCTCAAAACATAATCTTCAAGGTTGGCTTTATCTCAAGGGCACTGAATCAACTACTTTGGCATAGAATTACTTGCAAGGCCAGAGTTTCAAAACCTAGTAAATCGAATGCGTGATTTATCAAACTACACAGCACAAATTCAAAAGAGCATAATGGGGTTATTCAACATACTTTAGCTAGGGTCAGACTTGATGAAATCTCAAGAAGGATATATTTTTCAAGTTGAGGAGCAGcaaaagaagaggaggaggaggaataAGGGAAGCAAAGACAGACCTAACTCCAAGAATGAGAGCAGCTTCTCGCCGTGTCATTGCAGTTTGGAAACCACCTTCGTAAAACCTGCGCATTCTAGCCACGGGTGGCCTGGCCTTAAAGGCTTGCCAAGCGAGTATACCATACCTACCAGCTAGAGCAGCAGCAGCTACAGCAGCACCTGCAACCATCGGCGTTTCCTGTGTAACCAACCACAAAGACAATCAAAAACCTAAGATAAAGAAGGAACCAAACATGGGTTTGgaatcaaagagaaaaaaaatgagCAAAGATATATCCTCTATGTAtccatgtttttattaaaaccaccaaaaacaatctaaaatcgagatttcaaaatcatgtttttccGACGAGCGTCTATGATGAAGAACATCGACATTTAAACGGAAACAAAGGGATAGCTAGACCCAAACAACTTACCATCCTTCGAGCCTAAAAATTCAATCAATCAGACGAGacaagtgatttttttttccttcaattATCTGTCGATGCGGATGGGTTTAGGGTTCTTCCAGAcggaaaagagaaaaaaaaagaggtctGTCCGGTCTGGTCTGTCTCCTtgtcttaattttatatttttgaggTCGGTTAAGTGAGTCAAAGTCAACACCTTCTTTGTCTTTCAGAGTATTCTTCTGTAAACTCCTAACCGGTGTTTCATGACATTGTTAATTCGTTACGATCTCATATTTCAAGAATATAAGCAATGCTCCAGAAAAATGGTAGATTGAACTGCTTTCCCAATGTATATAAATCTCTTACATAttcaacaaaataaacaaaaaatataaattagagTAAACCTTGTCGTTGAAtaattaaaattcttttatagtaaaaaaaataaataacaggCGCTTTTACACTCTCTGCACAAATGAATTATGAAATGAAAGGGGAACAAATAACAAACATACAACAAACCATCTCGGAGACATATCCATCAAAGTGGAAAATCACATAtatcttttttgtttaaaagaCAACCAAACCTCAGCTTACTCCTCCATTGGTGACGGCAACGTCGCCACTCTCCACTTTAGGCGGAGCTGAGAACCTCCGTGGTTTAGGCAATGTAGTTGAATTCGTATAAGAGAGGCGTTTCTTAGCAGATGCCTTGTCTGCAACAAGCCCATCGTTCTCCTGTGTGGTACCACCACTTAACGGACTCTGCTGCGGCTTCAGCCTGGCTCTAGCTGATTTAGTTGGAACCATATAGCTCGGTAGAGCCTGTGAGCCAGCCAGACTCTCGTCATCTCTGACTGATGAACCACCACCACCGATGCTGTGTCTACGGTTCCTCTCGGACAGAACCGAGACGGTGCTCTTGGCGTCGTCGTTGGAGGATTGGTTTAGTCTCGAGGGAGTTGGAGGAGAGAAGAAActgtttttgtttcttggagtaccaccaccaccacctcttgCGGATGatggtgtgtttggttgtgaTGAGTTTTTGTTGCGGAGGTTTATAGCTTTTGTGGCTTCGTTACGGTTCTTGACTGAAGCGGCATTGTCATTGTTTGGTTCTTCCAATGGACGACCAGCCATCCATCTCTCTAACCAGCTCCAACCCCATGTCGGATTGCTCGGATCCATGAACATCGGGTTTCCAGATTTAGAATTGTTCTTCCAGTTTTGCTGCAAAACATGAACATATATGATCATCATCAGCACAGTTTCAAAAACTCTAATGTTTATTATGTGTTCACTTTTTTAGTTACCTGATGAGAGTAAGCATAAGCCAATGCCCTTTCTCTTCTCATCGTTGCCTCGTACTTGCTAAGCAACTTGGCTTCAACTTTTTCCTTTGATTGAATGCTATCATCCCAATTATCGCCGTTCTGAGGAGCAGCAAAATTACAAAAGAGAGAATGTATTGAGTAAACTAGATATATAGCCAAGTACGCAAAGTGAATGAGAATGAGATTGAATGtatagaaagaaagagagagacctTTAAGCCAGCTAGCTCTTTGGCATGCTTCTGAAGGAGTTGTTTCTGGCGAGCTTGATTCTCTTCTGACATCCTGATTCTCCTAGCTCGGATTTGTGACTGTACACGAGACAGAGTCTGCATACATTTTAAAGTGTTTGCAGCTTGACGTTTAACCACAGATCCTTCCATCAATGTCTTAAGCCTGACCAAACCTCTCATTGCCCGTATTGCTCTTTTTGCCTGTATCACGCAAGACAAAAAGTTATAACACCACAAAGAAACAGAAGAGCAAAAACAACTGAAAAGATCCAGGAACCAAAGAACATACCAAATAGCCTCTGAATACAGTCTGAATCAAGATTGCAGCGGCTTCTTGGTTTGACTTTCCAGCAAACCGAGTAGGTGTAGCACGATGTTGACGAACCACCTCACGTGGAGGAgcagatgaagatgaagatgggaCTACAGGAACATCAGTGGTGGTAGTAGCATTCACGGCATCTGTAGAAGGAGGGGAAAGATTGATGTTCCTTTCAACAACCACTTCAGCTACTCTGACctcaagaggaggaggaggaggaggagattgaGAGATAACACCATTTGTGCTCTCGAGTGATTTGTGCTTCaacttctgaaaaaaaaaacatcaaacaacAAAGATGTGAAGAGACATATGAATTTacataatttacatatatagtcACGAAGTCTTTATTACCTTTGAATTTGGGCTAAATGCTTTCTTGACACTAGAGAACCATTTTGATTTCTTCCCCATCTCTCTTTTCACCGTCCTCTCTCTATGTGATCCTTCACagatattaaataaaacaaaaacgttatttcaaaagaaaaaattaatatagtagTAGTGATCTCTAACACATTCCTCCTGAGAATACACTAAGCTTAAATCAGTAAGATTACTGCCAGATCTCCATATCTATGAGCTTAATCCTTCTGTTAAACTCAACGATTAACACACAGGAAGCGTACCTGCGGTAGATAGTAGCACCAGATCTgtaagaagaggaagaagagctCCAAAAGTCttcaagaaaaacaaaaaccacgTTGGAGAGAGTACAACCACTTCAAGCGCGCTTCTCTACCGGAGAAAGAAGACGAAAAGGCTAATGGGAAGCGAGTGAGTTTGGATCTTTGCTGAGGTGCCTCTTCTTCACGTTATCATTATTGCCCAGAGAGAGGATTCAAAAGCTGTCAGTGAAGGTGTTTGTGCG
The sequence above is drawn from the Raphanus sativus cultivar WK10039 chromosome 7, ASM80110v3, whole genome shotgun sequence genome and encodes:
- the LOC108817831 gene encoding mitochondrial import inner membrane translocase subunit TIM14-3, whose product is METPMVAGAAVAAAALAGRYGILAWQAFKARPPVARMRRFYEGGFQTAMTRREAALILGVRERVAAEKVKEAHRRVMVANHPDAGGSHYLASKINEAKDILLGKSSNSGSAF
- the LOC108818017 gene encoding protein IQ-DOMAIN 2, coding for MGKKSKWFSSVKKAFSPNSKKLKHKSLESTNGVISQSPPPPPPLEVRVAEVVVERNINLSPPSTDAVNATTTTDVPVVPSSSSSAPPREVVRQHRATPTRFAGKSNQEAAAILIQTVFRGYLAKRAIRAMRGLVRLKTLMEGSVVKRQAANTLKCMQTLSRVQSQIRARRIRMSEENQARQKQLLQKHAKELAGLKNGDNWDDSIQSKEKVEAKLLSKYEATMRRERALAYAYSHQQNWKNNSKSGNPMFMDPSNPTWGWSWLERWMAGRPLEEPNNDNAASVKNRNEATKAINLRNKNSSQPNTPSSARGGGGGTPRNKNSFFSPPTPSRLNQSSNDDAKSTVSVLSERNRRHSIGGGGSSVRDDESLAGSQALPSYMVPTKSARARLKPQQSPLSGGTTQENDGLVADKASAKKRLSYTNSTTLPKPRRFSAPPKVESGDVAVTNGGVS